CGGCACCAGTTTCTTGCACGCGCAACGAACCCTTGATCGGGTTCGTTGCGCAAGAAATGCGCCGGCCCTTCGTTGTCGGTGTTTCCCACCCTTCTGGCGTTTCTTACGTTTCTTAAGATGGGCGACTGAGGACAGTCGGCCCTACGGTATCCGGCTGATGTAGACGCGCCCCGGAAGGGGCGGGTTTTTTCTACCGCCCGCGGGTCGTCGCGGATTGAGGTTTGGTGCGGTTCGGTGACGCTCAACGGCGACGGGGAACGGAGCCCCCGACCCACCGGGCTCTCGGATTGTGGCGAAGGGCGGAGGGTATCCTCCCCCGCCCGGCGCGTAATGCAAAACGAAACCCTAGAACTTCAGCGAGTAGCTGACCCGGTGGACGTAGCCCAGCGGCTCCCGGGGAACCAGGGCGTAGTCCAGCGAGCCGTAGATCAGCCCGGAGAGGGCGTCCAGCCCAAGGCCCAGGCAGACGCCGGACCAGGAATCGTGGTCGTCGAGAATGCGGTAGCCGGCGCGCACCGCCACGCCTTCGACGGCCCACCACTCGATACCGACATCGGCTTCGAGGGTGTTCTCGAAGCGCCAGACGGCGTCGGCGGTGAGGTTCAGGCTCTGGCGGAAGAGGCTGGTGCCCAGACCGAGGCGCACGGCCATCGGCATGGGATCGCCGACGGCGAGGATGGTGACCGGAGGGCCGAGGTTCTCGGCCACCAGGCCGACGCGGAAACCGTTATAGCGAGTGTGGTAGAGCAGACCGAGGTCGCCGGCGAAGCCGTGGCCGATCTCGGTGTCGTACTTCTGGAAGACGTAGCGCGCCGCCAGGCCCAGCGAGAAGCCGGAGCCGAAGTCGAGGGCCAGACCGCCGCCCATGGCGCCGCAGCCGACCCAGTACTCGCCGTGGGGGTCGCCGTAGCTGTCGCGGCGGGTCTCGTTGGCGTAGAGCAGGTTGAGGTCCAGGCCGAAGGAGAGGCTGCCGCCGGCCTCCTGGGCGAAACCGATCCAGCCGTGGTGGACGTCGCCGAGAATGTTGGCGTAGAAGCTGCCCAGCTCGGTTTTGACGATCTGACTCAACCCGGCGGGATTGTAGGTCAGGCCGTAGACGTCGTCGGAGATTGCGGCGTAGGCGCCGGCCAGGGCCATCGGACGGGCGCCGACGCCCAGGT
Above is a genomic segment from Candidatus Coatesbacteria bacterium containing:
- a CDS encoding PorV/PorQ family protein, whose product is MSRRLLLLFVLVLVSAAAAQGGGPGTSGADFLNLGVGARPMALAGAYAAISDDVYGLTYNPAGLSQIVKTELGSFYANILGDVHHGWIGFAQEAGGSLSFGLDLNLLYANETRRDSYGDPHGEYWVGCGAMGGGLALDFGSGFSLGLAARYVFQKYDTEIGHGFAGDLGLLYHTRYNGFRVGLVAENLGPPVTILAVGDPMPMAVRLGLGTSLFRQSLNLTADAVWRFENTLEADVGIEWWAVEGVAVRAGYRILDDHDSWSGVCLGLGLDALSGLIYGSLDYALVPREPLGYVHRVSYSLKF